A genomic window from Desulfitibacter alkalitolerans DSM 16504 includes:
- a CDS encoding transposase, whose amino-acid sequence MILKNVKLIDPYKLLGYCLMSNHVHLLMQEGENNIGRVMKRIGVAYVQWYNRKHGRVGHLFQDRYKSEEVEDDTYLLTVLRYIHQNPVKAKIVNSINDYKWSSFKNYLGEKSYPLDLVDTELIFDLLDIRDEVSIERFNAYMSEPNTDKCLDDEEQKDLPDKEVEMIIEAMLNIVPATSIKNMDQKKRNEALRKIKSMDGITIRQISRITGIGRYIINKA is encoded by the coding sequence CTGATTCTAAAAAATGTTAAGTTAATTGACCCATACAAACTACTTGGATACTGCTTGATGAGCAATCATGTACATTTGTTGATGCAGGAAGGGGAAAACAATATTGGGAGAGTCATGAAACGAATAGGTGTGGCCTATGTCCAGTGGTACAACCGAAAGCATGGTAGGGTCGGTCATCTTTTCCAGGATCGCTATAAAAGCGAAGAAGTCGAGGACGACACGTATCTTTTAACAGTACTCCGATACATTCATCAGAACCCGGTTAAAGCTAAAATAGTTAATAGTATCAATGATTATAAGTGGAGCAGTTTCAAAAACTATCTAGGTGAAAAATCCTATCCTCTGGATCTTGTGGATACAGAGCTTATCTTTGACTTGCTTGATATTAGGGACGAAGTCTCTATTGAACGCTTTAATGCATATATGAGCGAGCCTAATACAGACAAATGTTTAGATGATGAAGAGCAAAAAGACCTGCCGGATAAAGAAGTGGAAATGATAATTGAGGCCATGTTAAATATTGTACCAGCAACTTCTATTAAAAATATGGATCAAAAGAAACGTAATGAAGCACTAAGAAAAATCAAGTCTATGGATGGAATAACTATTAGGCAAATCTCCAGAATAACCGGAATTGGTAGATATATAATAAATAAAGCATAA